A region from the Muribaculum gordoncarteri genome encodes:
- the tuf gene encoding elongation factor Tu, protein MAKEKFERTKPHVNIGTIGHVDHGKTTLTAAITKVLAEKGLSEVKSFDQIDNAPEEKERGITINTSHVEYETENRHYAHVDCPGHADYVKNMVTGAAQMDGAIIVVAATDGPMPQTREHILLARQVNVPRIVVFLNKCDMVDDEEMFDLVEMEMRDLLSSYEYDGDNTPIIRGSALGALNGEPQWVEKVMELMAAVDEWIPLPPRDIDKPFLMPVEDVFSITGRGTVATGRIETGVVKVGDEVQIMGLGADLKSVVTGVEMFRKLLDQGEAGDNVGLLLRGIDKKDIKRGMVICHPGVVKPHSKFKAQVYILKKEEGGRHTPFHNHYRPQFYIRTLDVTGEITLPEGVEMVMPGDHVTINVELINPVACDLGLRFAIREGGRTVGSGQITEILD, encoded by the coding sequence ATGGCTAAAGAAAAATTCGAAAGAACCAAACCGCATGTTAACATCGGTACAATCGGTCACGTTGACCACGGTAAGACTACTCTGACCGCAGCTATCACTAAGGTGCTCGCTGAAAAGGGTCTTTCCGAAGTCAAGTCATTCGACCAGATCGACAACGCCCCCGAGGAAAAGGAGCGTGGTATCACAATCAACACTTCGCACGTTGAGTATGAAACTGAGAATCGTCACTATGCTCACGTTGACTGCCCGGGACACGCCGACTATGTAAAGAACATGGTTACCGGTGCTGCTCAGATGGACGGTGCTATCATCGTAGTTGCTGCAACTGACGGTCCTATGCCCCAGACTCGTGAGCACATCCTGCTCGCTCGTCAGGTGAACGTTCCCCGTATCGTAGTATTCCTTAACAAGTGCGATATGGTTGACGACGAAGAGATGTTTGACCTCGTTGAGATGGAAATGCGTGACCTTCTTTCGTCTTACGAATATGACGGTGACAATACTCCTATCATCCGTGGCTCTGCTCTTGGTGCTCTTAACGGTGAGCCCCAGTGGGTAGAAAAGGTTATGGAACTTATGGCTGCTGTTGACGAATGGATTCCGCTGCCTCCCCGTGACATCGATAAGCCTTTCTTGATGCCTGTTGAGGATGTGTTCTCAATCACCGGCCGTGGTACAGTTGCTACCGGTCGTATCGAAACTGGTGTTGTTAAGGTAGGTGACGAAGTTCAGATTATGGGTCTTGGTGCTGACCTCAAGTCGGTTGTTACCGGTGTTGAGATGTTCCGCAAGCTCCTCGATCAGGGTGAAGCCGGTGACAACGTAGGTCTTCTTCTCCGTGGTATCGACAAGAAGGATATCAAGCGTGGTATGGTAATCTGCCACCCGGGAGTTGTTAAGCCCCACAGCAAGTTCAAGGCTCAGGTTTATATCCTGAAGAAAGAAGAAGGTGGCCGTCACACTCCGTTCCACAACCACTATCGTCCTCAGTTCTACATCCGTACACTCGATGTAACCGGTGAGATTACTCTTCCCGAAGGTGTAGAAATGGTAATGCCCGGTGACCACGTAACTATCAACGTTGAGCTCATCAACCCGGTAGCTTGCGACCTCGGTCTTCGTTTCGCAATCCGCGAAGGTGGCCGCACCGTAGGTTCAGGTCAGATCACTGAAATCCTTGACTAA
- the secE gene encoding preprotein translocase subunit SecE: MKKLKLLTDIQESYTELRYRTSWPTKSQLIKSSVIVLIASVIIALIILVMDQIVDHLMHFIYGL, from the coding sequence ATGAAGAAATTAAAACTACTTACCGATATACAGGAGTCTTATACCGAGCTTCGATATAGGACTTCTTGGCCTACAAAGAGTCAGCTAATCAAAAGCAGTGTTATCGTGCTGATAGCTTCCGTCATTATTGCATTGATAATACTTGTCATGGATCAGATTGTTGACCATTTAATGCACTTCATTTACGGACTTTAA
- the nusG gene encoding transcription termination/antitermination protein NusG, translated as MAERKKEWYVLRAISGKEAKVKELLDAAIKNTDLGNYVSQVLIPTEKVVTTRNGKRVVKERNLYSGYVFVEADLQGEVMHELRNTTNVIDFLGGRGKGSQPEPLRHSEVMRMLGAADEINDLNDDGFNDFMVGEHVKVTFGPFSGFNGEIVDLDAEKRKLKVEVKIFGRSTPLELEASQVERELAK; from the coding sequence ATGGCTGAGAGAAAAAAAGAATGGTATGTGCTTCGCGCAATATCAGGAAAGGAGGCTAAAGTCAAGGAGCTTCTTGATGCTGCAATCAAGAACACTGACTTGGGCAACTACGTATCGCAAGTGTTGATTCCCACCGAAAAAGTAGTGACTACACGTAATGGAAAAAGGGTTGTGAAAGAACGCAATCTTTATTCCGGTTATGTGTTTGTGGAGGCTGATCTTCAAGGCGAGGTGATGCACGAATTGCGCAACACCACCAATGTAATCGATTTCCTCGGCGGACGCGGAAAGGGCTCTCAGCCCGAACCTCTTCGTCACAGCGAGGTGATGAGAATGCTTGGCGCCGCCGACGAGATCAACGACTTGAACGATGACGGTTTCAACGACTTCATGGTCGGCGAGCATGTCAAGGTGACTTTTGGCCCGTTCAGCGGCTTCAACGGCGAAATCGTAGATTTGGACGCCGAGAAGCGCAAGCTCAAGGTCGAAGTCAAGATATTCGGTCGCAGCACTCCCTTGGAATTGGAGGCATCGCAAGTAGAGCGAGAATTGGCCAAATAG
- the rplK gene encoding 50S ribosomal protein L11 gives MAKEIAGQIKLQIKGGAANPSPPVGPALGSKGINIMEFCKQFNARTQDKAGKVLPVVITYYTDKSFDFIVKTPPVAIQLLEASKIKSGSAEPNRKKVAEITWDQVKAIAEDKMPDLNCFTVESAMRMVAGTARSMGITVKGAFPENN, from the coding sequence ATGGCTAAAGAAATTGCTGGACAAATCAAATTGCAGATTAAAGGTGGAGCAGCAAATCCATCGCCCCCAGTAGGTCCCGCCTTGGGTTCTAAGGGCATCAACATCATGGAATTTTGCAAGCAATTCAACGCCCGCACCCAGGACAAGGCAGGCAAGGTGCTTCCGGTTGTAATTACTTACTACACCGACAAGAGCTTTGACTTCATTGTTAAGACTCCTCCTGTAGCTATTCAGCTCCTTGAGGCATCAAAGATCAAGAGCGGTTCAGCCGAACCCAATCGTAAGAAGGTGGCTGAAATCACTTGGGATCAGGTGAAGGCGATTGCTGAGGACAAAATGCCCGATTTGAACTGTTTTACTGTAGAATCGGCAATGCGTATGGTTGCCGGTACAGCCAGAAGTATGGGTATCACCGTTAAGGGAGCTTTCCCTGAAAATAACTAA
- the rplA gene encoding 50S ribosomal protein L1, with amino-acid sequence MGKLTKNQKLALQKIEAGKAYTLAEAAEKVKEVTFTKFDASLDIDVRLGVDPRKANQMVRGVVTLPHGTGKKTTVLVLCNPDAETAAKAAGADYVGLDEYIDKIKGGWTDVDVIITQPAIMGKIGALGRILGPRGLMPNPKSGTVTNDVAKAVEEVKKGKIDFKVDKNGIVHSSIGKVSFTPEQMKDNAREFINTLIKLKPATAKGTYIKSIYLSSTMSPGIKVDSKSIDV; translated from the coding sequence ATGGGTAAACTTACTAAGAATCAAAAGTTGGCTTTACAGAAGATTGAAGCTGGGAAGGCTTACACATTAGCGGAGGCGGCTGAGAAGGTAAAGGAAGTTACTTTTACTAAATTCGATGCTTCGCTTGATATTGATGTACGTCTTGGCGTAGACCCTCGTAAGGCTAATCAAATGGTGCGTGGCGTGGTGACACTCCCTCACGGAACCGGCAAGAAGACTACTGTACTCGTGCTTTGCAACCCCGATGCGGAAACTGCCGCTAAGGCTGCCGGAGCCGACTATGTAGGTCTTGACGAATATATCGACAAGATCAAAGGTGGTTGGACTGATGTTGATGTAATCATTACTCAGCCCGCTATCATGGGTAAGATTGGTGCTCTCGGTCGCATCCTCGGTCCTCGTGGCTTGATGCCTAACCCCAAGAGCGGTACCGTTACCAATGATGTAGCAAAGGCTGTTGAGGAAGTGAAGAAGGGTAAAATCGACTTCAAGGTCGACAAGAACGGTATCGTTCACTCTTCAATCGGAAAGGTTTCTTTCACTCCCGAACAGATGAAGGACAACGCACGTGAGTTCATCAATACCTTGATCAAGCTTAAGCCTGCTACTGCAAAGGGCACCTATATTAAGAGTATTTATCTTTCAAGCACTATGAGTCCCGGCATCAAGGTTGACTCTAAGTCAATCGATGTTTAA
- the rplJ gene encoding 50S ribosomal protein L10: protein MRKEDKDIIIAQIADTVKNYSCFYLVETAGLNAEKTSDLRRACNKADIKLLVVKNTLLHKALESLENAETYSELYPSLKGSTSVMFSNVGNAPAKLIKEVLKKDKDATLPRFKAAYVEETVYVGADQLDTLANIKSKNELIADVIAMLEGPVQGVISALDAGTTIHGLLDAIEEKNA, encoded by the coding sequence ATGAGAAAGGAAGATAAAGACATTATTATTGCCCAAATTGCTGACACGGTTAAGAATTACAGCTGCTTCTACCTCGTGGAAACAGCCGGATTGAACGCTGAAAAGACCAGCGACCTCCGCCGTGCTTGCAACAAGGCCGACATTAAGCTTCTCGTCGTTAAGAATACGCTTCTTCACAAGGCTCTCGAGTCACTCGAAAACGCCGAAACGTATTCCGAACTCTATCCCAGCTTGAAGGGCTCAACATCGGTGATGTTCTCCAATGTTGGCAATGCTCCCGCAAAGCTCATCAAGGAAGTCTTGAAGAAGGACAAGGATGCTACACTCCCCCGTTTTAAGGCCGCTTACGTAGAAGAAACCGTTTACGTAGGTGCTGACCAGCTCGACACACTTGCAAACATCAAGAGCAAGAACGAACTTATTGCCGATGTTATCGCAATGCTCGAGGGCCCTGTACAGGGTGTTATCTCCGCGCTTGACGCCGGAACAACCATCCACGGACTTCTGGATGCTATTGAGGAAAAGAACGCATAA
- the rplL gene encoding 50S ribosomal protein L7/L12 — translation MADIKAIAEELVNLTVKEVSELKAILKDEYGIEPAAAAVAVAAPAAGGAAEAEEKSSFDVILKSAGASKLAVVKLVKELTGLGLKEAKELVDGAPSTVKEGLAKADAEGLKKQLEEAGAEVELK, via the coding sequence ATGGCAGATATTAAAGCTATTGCTGAAGAATTAGTCAATTTGACCGTAAAGGAAGTAAGTGAACTCAAGGCTATCCTCAAGGATGAGTATGGTATCGAGCCCGCAGCTGCAGCTGTAGCAGTAGCAGCTCCCGCAGCCGGTGGCGCTGCTGAGGCTGAAGAGAAGTCCTCATTCGATGTTATCCTTAAGTCGGCCGGCGCAAGCAAGCTTGCAGTTGTTAAGCTTGTTAAGGAACTCACCGGACTTGGCTTGAAGGAAGCTAAGGAACTCGTTGACGGTGCTCCCAGCACAGTTAAGGAAGGTCTCGCCAAGGCTGACGCCGAAGGTCTGAAGAAGCAGTTGGAAGAAGCTGGCGCTGAAGTTGAACTTAAATAA
- the rpoB gene encoding DNA-directed RNA polymerase subunit beta, with the protein MSVSLTKPRINFASVKNPLPYPDFLEVQLKSFQDFLQLDTPPEKRNNEGLYKVFAENFPIVDTRNNYVLEFLDYYIDPPRYTIEECLERGLTYSVPLKAKLKLYCTDPDHEDFEPKIQDVFLGPIPYMTAQGTFVINGAERVVVSQLHRSPGVFFGQSTHANGTKLYSARIIPFRGSWIEFATDINNVMYAYIDRKKKLPVTTLLRAIGLESDKDIIEIFGLAEEIKVNKTNLKKAIGRKLAARVLKTWVEDFVDEDTGEVVSIERNQVVIDRETVLEEEHIQEIIDAGAQTVLLHKEDANTSDYSIIFNTLQKDTSNSEKEAIQYIYRQLRNAEPPDDASAREVITNLFFSEKRYDLGEVGRYRINKKLNLGTSMDVKVLTKEDIIAIIKYLIELINSKTDVDDIDHLSNRRVRTVGEQLYNQFGVGLARMSRTIRERMNVRDNEDFTPIDLINAKTISSVINTFFGTNALSQFMDQTNPLAEMTHKRRMSALGPGGLSRERAGFEVRDVHYTHYGRLCPIETPEGPNIGLISSLCVYAKINDLGFIETPYRKVENSKVNINNDEVVYLTAEVEEGQVIAQGNAPLNDDGTFVRERVKARLDADFPIVAPSEVNLMDVSPTQIASIAASLIPFLEHDDANRALMGSNMMRQAVPLLRSEAPIVGTGLEGQLIRDSRTQITAEGDGVIEFVDATVIRIRYDRTEDEDFVAFEDSVKEYHIPKFRKTNQSTTIDLRPICEKGQRVTPGQILTEGYSTENGELALGRNLKVAFMPWKGYNYEDAIVLNERVVREDILTSVHVDEYSLEVRETKRGMEELTSDIPNVSEDATKDLDERGIIRVGAHVAPGDIMIGKITPKGESDPTPEEKLLRAIFGDKAGDVKDASLKATPSLKGVVIGTNLFSRAAKKKKTKSANAQLPKLDEEYEEKQAELMDILVNKLMVLTEGKTSQGVKDFLGADIIAKGAKFTPAALKGINYDTVNLSKWTADAHKNDMIRATIVNYLRKSKEIDAELRRKKFDISIGDELPSGIMQMAKVYVAKKRKISVGDKMAGRHGNKGIVSRIVRQEDMPFLADGTPVDIVLNPLGVPSRMNLGQIFETVLGWSGAILGDKFATPIFDGASLDDLNEWTDKAGLPRYGKTYLYDGGTGERFDQPATVGVIYMLKLGHMVEDKMHARSIGPYSLITQQPLGGKAQFGGQRFGEMEVWALEAFGASHILQEILTIKSDDVNGRSKAYEAIVKGEPMPQAGIPESLNVLLHELRGLGLSINLEQ; encoded by the coding sequence ATGTCAGTTTCATTAACAAAACCCCGTATCAATTTTGCATCGGTAAAGAATCCCCTTCCTTACCCTGATTTTCTCGAGGTTCAGCTGAAGTCATTCCAGGATTTCCTTCAGCTCGACACCCCTCCTGAAAAAAGAAATAATGAGGGACTTTATAAGGTGTTCGCCGAGAATTTCCCGATTGTGGACACTCGCAATAATTACGTACTTGAGTTTCTCGACTATTACATCGACCCCCCGCGCTACACAATCGAGGAGTGTCTTGAACGAGGACTCACCTACAGCGTGCCCCTCAAGGCTAAATTAAAATTATATTGTACTGACCCCGATCACGAAGATTTTGAACCTAAGATACAGGATGTATTCCTTGGGCCGATTCCTTATATGACGGCGCAGGGTACATTTGTAATCAATGGAGCTGAACGAGTTGTCGTGTCGCAGTTGCACCGTTCTCCCGGTGTGTTCTTCGGACAGAGCACTCATGCCAACGGCACTAAGCTCTATTCGGCACGAATAATCCCGTTCCGTGGGTCTTGGATTGAGTTTGCAACTGACATCAACAACGTGATGTACGCTTACATCGACCGTAAGAAGAAACTTCCCGTTACCACTCTCTTGCGTGCGATAGGTCTTGAAAGCGATAAGGACATCATCGAAATCTTCGGCCTTGCTGAAGAGATCAAGGTCAATAAGACCAATCTTAAGAAGGCAATCGGACGCAAGCTGGCTGCCCGTGTATTGAAGACATGGGTTGAGGACTTCGTTGACGAAGACACCGGCGAGGTTGTGTCGATAGAGCGCAACCAGGTCGTGATTGACCGCGAAACCGTGCTCGAGGAAGAGCACATCCAGGAGATAATTGATGCAGGTGCGCAGACCGTACTCCTCCACAAGGAAGACGCCAATACCAGCGACTATTCGATAATCTTCAACACTCTACAGAAAGATACAAGTAACTCCGAAAAGGAGGCTATTCAATATATCTACCGACAGCTGCGCAACGCGGAGCCGCCGGATGATGCGTCGGCCCGTGAGGTAATCACCAACCTTTTCTTCTCGGAAAAGCGTTATGACCTTGGCGAAGTGGGTCGTTACCGCATCAACAAGAAGCTCAATCTCGGTACTTCGATGGATGTGAAGGTCCTTACCAAGGAGGATATAATCGCCATCATAAAGTATCTCATCGAGCTTATCAACTCAAAGACCGATGTCGACGACATCGACCACTTGAGCAACCGTCGCGTGCGTACCGTAGGCGAGCAGCTCTACAACCAGTTTGGTGTGGGACTCGCTCGTATGTCGCGTACAATCCGCGAGCGCATGAATGTGCGTGACAATGAGGATTTCACTCCCATTGACCTTATCAATGCGAAGACAATCTCTTCTGTTATCAACACATTCTTCGGTACCAATGCACTTTCTCAGTTCATGGACCAGACCAACCCCCTTGCCGAAATGACCCACAAGCGCCGTATGTCGGCCCTTGGCCCCGGCGGTCTTTCGCGTGAGCGCGCAGGTTTTGAGGTTCGTGACGTTCACTACACCCACTATGGCCGTCTTTGTCCTATCGAAACGCCTGAAGGACCTAACATCGGTCTTATCTCGTCATTGTGTGTGTATGCTAAAATAAACGACCTCGGATTTATCGAAACTCCCTACCGCAAGGTTGAGAACTCCAAGGTCAACATCAACAACGATGAAGTCGTATATCTGACTGCCGAAGTCGAGGAGGGTCAGGTGATTGCCCAGGGCAATGCTCCTCTTAACGATGACGGTACGTTTGTTCGCGAGCGTGTTAAGGCTCGTCTTGACGCCGACTTCCCCATCGTAGCTCCGAGCGAGGTCAACCTGATGGATGTATCGCCCACTCAGATTGCTTCTATCGCAGCATCGCTCATCCCGTTCCTTGAACATGACGATGCCAACCGTGCGTTGATGGGATCTAACATGATGCGTCAGGCAGTGCCTCTGTTGCGTTCCGAAGCTCCTATCGTGGGCACTGGCCTCGAGGGACAGCTTATCCGCGACTCTCGTACTCAGATTACCGCCGAAGGCGACGGTGTCATCGAGTTTGTTGATGCTACAGTGATACGTATTCGCTATGACCGCACCGAGGATGAAGACTTTGTCGCATTCGAGGATTCGGTTAAGGAATACCACATACCAAAGTTCCGAAAGACCAACCAAAGCACCACCATCGACCTTCGTCCTATATGCGAGAAGGGTCAGCGTGTGACTCCGGGTCAGATTCTCACCGAAGGTTACTCGACCGAAAACGGTGAACTTGCTCTCGGCCGTAACCTGAAGGTGGCTTTCATGCCTTGGAAGGGTTACAACTACGAGGATGCTATCGTGCTTAATGAGCGCGTGGTTCGTGAGGATATCCTCACCTCGGTTCACGTTGACGAGTATTCGCTCGAAGTGCGTGAAACCAAGCGCGGTATGGAGGAACTTACAAGCGATATCCCCAATGTCAGCGAAGACGCTACCAAGGATCTCGACGAGCGCGGTATTATCCGTGTCGGCGCCCATGTAGCTCCCGGTGACATAATGATAGGTAAGATTACTCCTAAGGGAGAATCCGATCCCACACCTGAGGAGAAGTTGCTTCGCGCCATCTTCGGTGACAAGGCCGGTGATGTGAAGGATGCTTCTCTCAAGGCAACTCCCTCGTTGAAGGGTGTTGTAATCGGCACCAACCTCTTCTCTCGTGCCGCCAAGAAAAAGAAGACCAAGAGTGCCAACGCACAGCTTCCCAAGCTTGACGAAGAGTATGAGGAAAAGCAGGCCGAGCTGATGGACATTCTCGTCAACAAGCTCATGGTGCTCACCGAAGGCAAGACCTCGCAAGGGGTCAAGGACTTCCTCGGCGCCGATATTATCGCCAAGGGTGCCAAGTTTACACCTGCCGCTCTGAAGGGTATAAACTATGACACTGTCAACCTTTCAAAGTGGACTGCCGATGCTCACAAGAACGACATGATCCGTGCCACTATTGTGAACTATCTCCGCAAGTCAAAGGAGATCGATGCCGAGCTTCGTCGTAAGAAATTCGACATCTCGATCGGTGACGAGCTTCCCTCCGGAATCATGCAGATGGCTAAGGTATATGTTGCCAAGAAGCGTAAGATCAGCGTAGGTGATAAGATGGCCGGTCGTCACGGTAACAAGGGTATCGTGTCGCGTATCGTGCGTCAGGAGGATATGCCCTTCCTTGCCGACGGTACTCCGGTTGATATCGTGCTTAACCCTCTGGGTGTGCCTTCTCGTATGAACCTCGGTCAGATTTTTGAAACAGTTCTCGGTTGGTCGGGAGCTATTCTCGGCGATAAGTTTGCCACTCCTATTTTCGACGGTGCAAGCCTCGACGACCTTAACGAGTGGACCGACAAGGCCGGACTTCCCCGCTACGGAAAGACCTATCTTTACGATGGCGGCACCGGTGAGCGCTTCGACCAGCCTGCAACCGTAGGTGTCATCTACATGCTTAAGCTCGGCCACATGGTTGAGGACAAGATGCACGCACGTAGCATCGGTCCGTACTCGCTCATCACGCAGCAGCCTCTTGGAGGTAAGGCCCAGTTCGGTGGTCAGCGTTTCGGAGAAATGGAAGTTTGGGCGCTCGAGGCATTCGGCGCATCCCACATTCTCCAGGAGATTCTGACTATCAAGAGTGATGATGTAAACGGCCGTAGCAAGGCTTATGAGGCTATCGTCAAGGGCGAGCCCATGCCTCAGGCCGGAATCCCCGAGTCGCTTAACGTGCTTCTCCACGAGCTTCGCGGTCTTGGATTGAGCATCAACTTAGAGCAATAA